A genomic stretch from Chitinophaga agri includes:
- a CDS encoding methyltransferase domain-containing protein, producing MFVNTQQRTLAPEMMDDFQMEGDDLRSTLDEIAYINRLLGGNNITLKGVSSLMEHVAKGKQVTIADIGCGNGDMLRALAKLARKSKWQVRLLGIDANQFTVDYASTCSAEYPEISYYCMDIMQDRFRSLQYDIALCTLTLHHFEEKQILKLMSLFRRNAALGIVINDLQRSAVAYRLFQVFSWIAGLGKMARVDGLTSILRGFKKNEIKQLSEKLNFNQYTLKWKWAFRYQWIITNV from the coding sequence ATGTTTGTCAATACGCAGCAGCGTACGCTTGCTCCTGAAATGATGGATGACTTCCAGATGGAAGGAGATGATCTGCGCAGTACATTGGACGAGATCGCTTATATTAACAGATTGCTGGGAGGAAACAATATTACCCTGAAAGGTGTTTCTTCGCTGATGGAGCATGTTGCAAAGGGTAAACAGGTCACTATCGCTGACATTGGGTGTGGCAACGGGGATATGCTTCGTGCGCTGGCCAAACTGGCGAGGAAGTCTAAATGGCAGGTTAGACTGCTGGGGATAGACGCTAATCAGTTTACGGTGGATTATGCCTCGACATGCTCAGCAGAATATCCGGAAATCAGTTACTATTGCATGGATATTATGCAGGACCGCTTCAGAAGTCTTCAATACGATATCGCATTATGTACACTGACGCTGCATCATTTTGAAGAGAAGCAGATCCTGAAACTGATGTCTCTCTTCCGGAGGAATGCAGCGCTGGGAATAGTGATCAATGACCTGCAACGTAGTGCGGTGGCTTACCGTTTATTTCAGGTATTCAGCTGGATCGCGGGTTTGGGTAAGATGGCCAGGGTCGATGGCCTCACATCGATACTCAGGGGATTTAAAAAAAATGAGATCAAACAATTATCTGAAAAACTCAATTTCAATCAATATACACTCAAATGGAAATGGGCTTTCCGTTATCAGTGGATAATCACAAATGTATGA
- a CDS encoding type III polyketide synthase, whose translation MSVKITAVSKALPPYTRSTEEIMPFLDVWLSGQEDRFARKVRKIFENAAVERRYSIMSPEEVFTSTSFEEKNDIYMREVIKLGRTCLEDALHKAGLEPQDLDYIITVSCTGIMIPSLDAYLINLLQLRQDIVRLPVTEMGCAAGISGMIYAKKFLEANPGKRAAVIAVESPTATFQLEDYSMPNIVSAAIFGDGAACVLLSSHEEDAGPQILGEEMYHFFDAEHMMGFRLTNTGLQMILDVEVPERIATHFPAIVHPFLDRHGCRIDDVDHLIFHPGGKKIIQTVEQLFGDMGKNIDDTKEVLRLYGNMSSATVLYVLERFMDREIPAGSKGLMLSFGPGFSAQRILLQW comes from the coding sequence ATGAGCGTTAAAATAACAGCAGTATCGAAAGCCTTACCACCTTATACCAGAAGTACAGAAGAGATCATGCCTTTTCTTGATGTCTGGTTGTCCGGACAGGAAGACCGCTTTGCCAGGAAAGTCAGGAAGATCTTTGAAAATGCTGCAGTTGAACGGCGCTATTCTATTATGAGCCCAGAAGAAGTATTTACCAGTACTTCTTTCGAAGAAAAGAACGATATCTACATGAGAGAGGTGATCAAACTGGGTAGGACCTGTCTCGAAGATGCCCTGCATAAAGCAGGACTGGAGCCGCAGGACCTGGACTACATCATCACCGTCAGCTGTACGGGTATCATGATCCCTTCGCTGGATGCCTACCTGATCAATCTGTTACAGCTTCGCCAGGATATCGTACGTTTACCTGTTACAGAAATGGGCTGTGCGGCTGGTATTTCCGGGATGATCTATGCAAAGAAGTTCCTGGAGGCGAACCCGGGCAAGAGGGCCGCTGTTATTGCGGTGGAATCACCGACAGCCACTTTTCAGCTGGAAGACTATTCGATGCCGAATATTGTAAGCGCTGCTATCTTCGGTGATGGTGCTGCCTGTGTGCTCCTCTCATCCCATGAAGAAGATGCTGGTCCACAGATACTGGGAGAAGAGATGTATCATTTCTTTGATGCAGAACATATGATGGGCTTCCGGCTTACAAATACAGGCTTACAAATGATCCTGGATGTCGAAGTACCCGAAAGGATCGCTACTCACTTCCCTGCCATCGTCCATCCTTTCCTGGATAGACACGGCTGCCGGATAGACGATGTAGACCACCTGATCTTCCATCCCGGAGGGAAAAAGATCATTCAGACGGTAGAGCAGCTGTTTGGTGATATGGGAAAGAACATAGACGACACAAAAGAAGTCTTACGGTTATATGGAAATATGTCCAGCGCTACCGTCCTTTATGTACTGGAGCGTTTTATGGACAGAGAGATCCCGGCAGGCAGTAAAGGCCTGATGCTGAGCTTCGGTCCGGGTTTCTCTGCACAGCGAATATTGTTACAATGGTAA
- a CDS encoding SDR family oxidoreductase encodes MVKEFLAHHYWALILGGSNGLGLATARKLASHGMNICVVHRDPRIEMDRINSDFDTLRAVSGVQVLTMNADALQAEKRQEIVTALQAAMGVEGKVRTLVHSIAKGNLKAMHTSEGPVLNNDDFRITLDSMAVSLYDWTQALVQRQLFAADARVLSFTSEGSTRAWAHYGAVAAAKAALEAITRNMALEFAPLGLRANCIQAGVTDTRSLQAIPGSADLITYTKQRNPFHRLTTPEDVANAVYLLCKDEAAWINGAVIPVNGGEHIS; translated from the coding sequence ATGGTAAAAGAGTTTCTTGCACATCACTACTGGGCTTTAATCCTGGGCGGCAGTAACGGTCTCGGACTGGCTACCGCCCGCAAACTTGCGTCACATGGCATGAATATCTGCGTCGTACACCGCGATCCGCGTATTGAAATGGACCGTATCAACAGTGATTTTGATACCCTGCGGGCAGTATCAGGAGTGCAGGTGCTGACGATGAATGCGGATGCCCTGCAGGCCGAAAAGCGCCAGGAGATCGTGACCGCTTTACAGGCAGCGATGGGAGTGGAAGGAAAGGTGCGCACACTGGTGCATAGCATCGCTAAAGGAAACCTCAAGGCGATGCATACATCGGAAGGACCGGTACTGAACAACGATGACTTCCGGATCACGCTGGACAGTATGGCCGTCAGTCTGTATGACTGGACGCAGGCACTGGTACAACGGCAGCTGTTTGCTGCTGACGCCCGCGTACTCTCTTTTACCAGTGAAGGCAGCACCCGTGCCTGGGCGCATTATGGAGCGGTTGCCGCGGCTAAAGCTGCATTAGAAGCGATCACCCGGAATATGGCCCTGGAATTTGCCCCGCTCGGACTACGTGCGAACTGTATTCAGGCCGGCGTGACGGATACACGCTCGTTACAGGCTATTCCCGGCAGTGCAGACCTCATTACTTATACCAAACAACGTAATCCTTTTCACCGGCTGACAACCCCCGAAGATGTAGCCAATGCCGTATATCTGTTGTGCAAAGATGAAGCAGCCTGGATCAATGGAGCGGTGATTCCGGTGAATGGAGGTGAACATATCAGCTGA
- a CDS encoding 3-hydroxyacyl-ACP dehydratase FabZ family protein — MTIQAILEKLPYTPPFLFVDGLDHIDRDSVTGHYTFRQDLDFYKGHFIGYPVTPGVILTEVAAQIGLVCLGIYLTADEQLPGQMTFGLTSTEMEFLRPVFPGEKVTVYAEKVYFRFGKLKCGVSMKNESGEEVSGGVIAGMIITKPHE, encoded by the coding sequence ATGACGATACAAGCAATTCTTGAAAAGCTTCCCTACACCCCGCCTTTTCTATTTGTAGATGGACTGGATCATATAGATCGTGATAGCGTAACAGGGCATTATACTTTCAGGCAAGACCTGGATTTCTATAAAGGGCATTTCATCGGCTATCCGGTAACACCGGGAGTCATACTTACGGAAGTAGCCGCCCAGATCGGATTGGTTTGCCTGGGTATTTACCTGACAGCAGACGAGCAACTACCCGGGCAGATGACCTTCGGTCTGACGTCTACAGAAATGGAGTTCCTGCGTCCTGTTTTTCCGGGAGAGAAGGTGACGGTATATGCCGAAAAAGTATATTTCCGTTTTGGTAAACTCAAATGCGGGGTGAGTATGAAAAATGAATCAGGTGAAGAAGTATCTGGTGGCGTTATTGCCGGAATGATCATTACGAAACCACATGAATAA
- a CDS encoding beta-ketoacyl-[acyl-carrier-protein] synthase family protein, with amino-acid sequence MNKRVVVTGLGVAAPNGVGIPAFTAAIKAGTSGVRHDAELAALQFSCQIAGKPEVPESVQLQYLDALELRSFNSNGILYGLIAGIDAWKDAQLPVGAEVPPDWDSGTIFGAGSAGVDKLREAIYKVDALNVRRLGSTVVPQTMASGISAWLGGKLALANQVTTNSSACTTGAESVLMAYDRIRNGYAKRMLAGSTSDAGPYIWGGFDGLKVCTFKHNDNPEAGSRPMSASASGFVPGSGAGALVLESLDSALDRGATIYAEVLGGHVNAGAQRGDGSMTAPNSIAVQRCIREAVKAAGIDAADIDAINGHLTATGKDALEVENWSIALDRRGSDFPYLNALKGMIGHCLSGSGSIELVAAVLQLHEGFLFPNINCEDLHPEIAAIVAPEKIPQQLIYKDLNLIAKASFGFGDVNACVILKKYK; translated from the coding sequence ATGAATAAAAGAGTTGTTGTGACAGGCCTGGGAGTTGCTGCTCCCAACGGCGTTGGTATCCCTGCTTTTACAGCGGCGATCAAAGCCGGCACTTCCGGTGTCCGGCATGATGCAGAACTGGCCGCCTTACAGTTTTCCTGTCAGATAGCCGGAAAACCTGAAGTGCCGGAAAGCGTACAATTACAGTACCTTGATGCACTGGAATTACGCAGCTTCAATAGCAATGGTATTCTCTACGGACTCATTGCCGGAATAGATGCCTGGAAAGATGCGCAGTTGCCCGTCGGGGCAGAAGTACCGCCTGACTGGGACAGTGGTACGATCTTCGGTGCTGGATCAGCTGGCGTAGATAAACTGCGCGAAGCGATCTATAAAGTGGATGCGTTAAATGTACGCCGGCTGGGCAGTACCGTGGTGCCACAGACCATGGCCAGCGGCATCAGTGCATGGCTGGGCGGAAAGCTGGCACTGGCCAATCAGGTGACCACCAATTCATCCGCCTGCACCACCGGCGCTGAAAGTGTGCTGATGGCCTATGACCGTATCCGTAATGGCTATGCGAAGCGTATGCTGGCAGGTAGCACCAGTGATGCCGGGCCTTATATATGGGGTGGTTTTGACGGACTTAAAGTATGCACGTTCAAGCATAACGACAATCCGGAAGCCGGTTCCAGACCAATGAGCGCCTCCGCAAGCGGATTTGTACCAGGTAGTGGGGCCGGCGCACTGGTGCTGGAATCACTGGATAGCGCATTAGACAGAGGAGCCACCATTTATGCAGAAGTACTGGGTGGACATGTCAATGCCGGTGCACAAAGGGGAGACGGTTCAATGACCGCCCCGAATAGTATCGCCGTACAGCGATGTATCCGCGAAGCGGTAAAAGCGGCAGGCATAGACGCTGCAGATATAGATGCTATTAATGGCCACCTGACCGCTACGGGCAAGGATGCACTGGAAGTAGAGAACTGGAGTATCGCGCTGGACAGAAGAGGAAGCGACTTTCCTTATCTGAATGCGCTGAAGGGAATGATAGGGCACTGTCTGAGTGGTTCGGGCAGTATTGAGCTGGTGGCCGCAGTATTACAGTTACACGAAGGCTTTTTGTTCCCCAATATCAATTGTGAAGATCTGCATCCTGAGATCGCCGCGATAGTAGCTCCCGAAAAAATACCACAGCAATTGATATATAAAGATTTAAATTTGATCGCCAAGGCGAGCTTTGGCTTTGGTGACGTGAATGCCTGCGTGATTTTAAAGAAGTATAAATAA
- a CDS encoding acyl carrier protein, which translates to MDRETLIAQLKEIVKPYAKDQEALQQINENTDFVKDLKINSANLVDVILDVEEQFNIVIDNEAMEHMLNVKSAIEIIEAKLGGQ; encoded by the coding sequence ATGGATAGAGAAACGCTGATCGCACAATTAAAAGAGATCGTTAAGCCATATGCGAAGGACCAGGAAGCCTTACAACAGATCAATGAAAACACCGACTTTGTAAAGGACCTCAAGATCAACTCTGCCAACCTGGTAGATGTGATACTGGACGTAGAAGAACAGTTCAACATCGTGATAGATAATGAGGCAATGGAACACATGCTGAATGTAAAATCGGCTATAGAGATCATTGAAGCCAAATTAGGGGGACAATGA
- a CDS encoding 4'-phosphopantetheinyl transferase family protein produces MIGNDIIDLRLARKESNWQRKGYLGKIFTAAEQEMICQAAEPSDMVWLLWSCKEAAYKIVNRITNVRAYNPIKFDCSLLYQHSTAITGKIAHASRTYAFVSQREGHCIHTVAVAHEIFFDSLDIYTGNSWPLHLPDQCILMKNQDGIPYINCCSNTPLPVSISHHGDYYGMVKKKALI; encoded by the coding sequence ATGATCGGTAACGATATCATAGACCTGCGTCTTGCCCGAAAGGAAAGTAACTGGCAGAGGAAAGGATATCTGGGCAAGATCTTTACAGCTGCAGAGCAGGAGATGATCTGTCAGGCAGCTGAGCCGTCGGATATGGTCTGGCTGCTCTGGAGCTGTAAGGAAGCCGCCTATAAGATCGTGAATCGTATTACGAATGTAAGAGCATATAATCCCATTAAATTTGACTGCTCTCTGTTATACCAGCATTCAACAGCTATCACCGGAAAAATAGCGCATGCCTCAAGAACCTATGCATTTGTCAGTCAACGGGAAGGGCATTGTATTCATACTGTTGCTGTCGCACATGAGATCTTTTTTGACAGTCTAGATATCTATACAGGTAACAGCTGGCCATTACATTTACCTGACCAGTGTATACTGATGAAAAACCAGGATGGCATTCCCTATATAAACTGTTGCAGCAATACCCCACTTCCTGTGTCCATCAGCCACCACGGAGATTATTATGGTATGGTAAAAAAGAAGGCACTTATATAA
- a CDS encoding TIGR03885 family FMN-dependent LLM class oxidoreductase: protein MAQITYHASHEQHAPSALLQFAIAAEQAGFQAVHCSDHFHPWSERQGQSGFSFSWIAAAMQATKLPFSMVCAPGQRYHPAIVAQAIATLAEMFPGRYAVELGSGEALNESITGDVWPHKEERNARLLECAQVIRSLLNGELVTHNGLICVKEAKLYTLPAVSPPLMVAALSERTAAWAGAWADGLITVDKEKEELKKVVAAFRDNGGAGKPVFVQVAFSYAASEQEALEAAYDQWRTNFFAPEVLNDLSRPTQFDAIADYVTREELQQKMLITASPEQCIRKIQDCIDLGFDRVILHNVHRDQEMFIRDFQDKILPHIRSSKNVQL from the coding sequence ATGGCACAGATCACTTATCATGCATCTCACGAACAACATGCCCCTTCCGCATTGCTTCAATTTGCAATAGCGGCTGAGCAGGCTGGCTTTCAGGCCGTTCATTGTTCCGACCACTTTCATCCATGGAGTGAACGTCAGGGACAGAGCGGCTTTTCCTTTTCCTGGATCGCAGCTGCTATGCAGGCGACAAAATTACCTTTCAGTATGGTATGTGCACCCGGACAACGATACCATCCTGCTATCGTTGCGCAGGCTATTGCTACACTTGCGGAAATGTTTCCGGGGAGGTATGCTGTTGAACTGGGTAGTGGCGAGGCGCTTAACGAATCGATCACAGGAGACGTCTGGCCACATAAAGAGGAAAGGAATGCGCGATTGCTGGAATGTGCGCAGGTGATAAGGTCTCTTTTGAATGGAGAGCTGGTGACGCATAATGGTCTTATCTGCGTCAAAGAAGCAAAGTTATACACGCTTCCTGCCGTATCACCTCCGTTAATGGTAGCAGCACTTTCTGAGCGGACAGCAGCCTGGGCCGGCGCCTGGGCTGATGGACTGATCACAGTAGATAAAGAGAAGGAGGAACTGAAAAAGGTGGTAGCCGCATTCCGCGATAACGGTGGCGCTGGTAAACCCGTATTTGTACAGGTGGCGTTCTCTTATGCGGCTTCAGAACAGGAAGCGCTGGAAGCTGCATACGACCAGTGGCGAACGAATTTCTTCGCGCCTGAGGTATTGAATGATCTGTCCCGTCCCACACAGTTTGATGCGATCGCGGACTATGTCACGCGGGAAGAATTGCAGCAGAAAATGCTTATCACGGCCAGCCCTGAACAATGCATCAGAAAAATACAGGATTGCATTGACCTGGGATTTGACAGGGTGATACTCCACAATGTACACAGGGACCAGGAAATGTTTATCCGCGATTTTCAGGACAAAATACTGCCCCATATCCGATCATCCAAAAATGTACAGTTATGA
- a CDS encoding DUF6766 family protein: MTTGTKKYSIWKRKGYLWFTLAFFLVSVVLHWYFGWEVFIDEQQAHGQPVQVSQYVAEMMRDTMENWQSEFLQLIWQVAGLAFLWYCGSSQSKEADDRMEEKIDFIIRRMEPEKAEQLLTAWKEKYPEK, translated from the coding sequence ATGACTACAGGCACAAAAAAGTATTCTATCTGGAAAAGAAAAGGCTATTTATGGTTTACACTGGCGTTCTTTCTCGTGTCAGTGGTGCTGCACTGGTATTTTGGCTGGGAAGTTTTTATAGACGAACAGCAGGCACATGGTCAGCCGGTACAGGTCAGCCAGTATGTTGCGGAGATGATGAGAGATACCATGGAGAACTGGCAGTCAGAGTTCCTGCAGCTGATATGGCAGGTAGCAGGGCTGGCTTTTCTCTGGTACTGTGGTTCCTCTCAGTCAAAAGAAGCGGATGACAGGATGGAAGAGAAGATAGACTTCATTATCCGGCGGATGGAGCCAGAAAAAGCAGAACAGTTGCTAACCGCCTGGAAAGAGAAATATCCCGAAAAGTGA
- a CDS encoding SPW repeat domain-containing protein codes for MSFISTKTHAILDYTVGVSLIAAPMIFEFHDGTAVSWIPIFNGVLLVLLSIFTRYEGGIFRAVSMKTHLTIDVLAGIGLTLSPWIFGFAEVIFLPHLLLGLSEIAAGLLTDRSPFPLGKELFSRTAHHS; via the coding sequence ATGTCATTCATTAGCACAAAGACACATGCCATACTTGACTACACCGTAGGTGTATCACTGATCGCGGCCCCAATGATATTTGAATTCCACGACGGCACCGCCGTCTCCTGGATCCCTATTTTTAATGGCGTTCTGTTAGTATTGCTTTCTATTTTTACCAGGTACGAAGGTGGTATTTTCAGGGCAGTGAGCATGAAGACTCACCTAACAATTGATGTCCTGGCGGGTATAGGTCTGACGTTGTCTCCCTGGATCTTTGGCTTTGCTGAGGTGATCTTTCTTCCGCATCTTCTTCTGGGGCTATCAGAAATAGCGGCCGGCCTGCTAACAGACCGGTCACCATTTCCATTGGGTAAAGAACTGTTCTCCAGAACAGCTCATCATTCCTAG
- a CDS encoding DUF4142 domain-containing protein: MKRLSIVLSTAMLMWACGENNSKTQQEASKDSTQAMSESMEHISNAAVDFATDIAHANLKEIELGKLAQTKANYQRLKDFGKRMVSAHVQSNQELQKACYSAGVTVPADLSDADRKEIASLAEKDDKAFDRSYIKKMVHEHQATMEKLDAAAHNMKDTALQHYARKTLPVVTAHLEEARHILEDVRKQYAPEQFDDVESYQ; this comes from the coding sequence ATGAAAAGATTATCCATTGTACTCTCTACCGCCATGCTCATGTGGGCTTGTGGTGAGAATAATTCAAAAACACAGCAGGAAGCCAGTAAAGACAGTACACAGGCTATGTCTGAAAGCATGGAGCACATCAGCAATGCAGCTGTTGATTTCGCTACGGACATCGCCCACGCTAATCTGAAAGAAATTGAGCTTGGAAAACTCGCGCAGACAAAAGCAAATTATCAGCGGCTAAAAGACTTTGGAAAAAGGATGGTCAGTGCACATGTCCAATCCAACCAGGAGTTGCAGAAAGCCTGTTACTCAGCCGGCGTAACCGTCCCTGCGGACCTTTCTGATGCCGACAGGAAAGAGATAGCCTCCCTCGCAGAGAAAGATGATAAAGCATTCGACAGGAGTTACATTAAAAAGATGGTGCATGAACACCAGGCTACCATGGAGAAACTGGACGCTGCAGCACACAATATGAAAGACACCGCCTTACAGCATTATGCCCGGAAAACGCTGCCTGTTGTGACCGCCCATCTGGAAGAGGCCAGGCATATCCTGGAAGATGTGCGTAAACAGTATGCGCCGGAACAATTTGACGATGTCGAATCTTATCAGTAA
- a CDS encoding HAD-IA family hydrolase: MTKPGCIIFDCDGVLVDSEVIGVKVLLDMASEYGVTMDLQEAVEEFSGIRLREGIKMLQQKAKSPFPDDFELAFRKRSYEVFKTEMRPVKGIREILDSLTMPFCVASSGPVEKMILNLTITGLLPYFEEGNRIFSGYQINSWKPDPGIFLHAAKMMGFSPADCVVIEDSKAGVIAAQRGGFKAYGYAKPFNGDELKKEGATVFYDMKELTNLLSLSSTAVQHP; encoded by the coding sequence ATGACAAAGCCAGGATGTATCATATTTGACTGTGATGGTGTATTAGTAGATAGTGAAGTGATCGGTGTAAAGGTATTGCTGGATATGGCATCCGAATATGGTGTAACCATGGATCTGCAGGAAGCCGTTGAAGAGTTCAGCGGCATCCGGCTGAGGGAAGGGATCAAAATGCTGCAACAGAAGGCTAAGAGCCCGTTTCCTGATGATTTTGAACTGGCCTTCCGCAAACGCTCCTATGAGGTTTTCAAAACAGAAATGCGCCCGGTAAAGGGCATCAGAGAGATCCTTGACAGTCTCACCATGCCTTTCTGTGTAGCTTCCAGTGGCCCTGTCGAAAAAATGATCCTTAACCTGACCATTACCGGTCTGCTGCCCTACTTTGAAGAAGGCAACCGCATCTTCAGCGGATATCAGATCAATAGCTGGAAACCAGACCCAGGCATATTTCTGCATGCGGCAAAAATGATGGGCTTCTCTCCTGCTGATTGTGTGGTCATTGAAGACAGTAAAGCGGGCGTTATTGCTGCGCAACGGGGCGGCTTTAAAGCATATGGATATGCCAAACCATTCAACGGTGACGAACTGAAAAAAGAGGGCGCCACCGTTTTTTATGATATGAAAGAACTGACTAACCTGTTGTCACTGAGTAGTACTGCCGTGCAACATCCCTAA